One stretch of Vulpes lagopus strain Blue_001 chromosome 12, ASM1834538v1, whole genome shotgun sequence DNA includes these proteins:
- the FTSJ3 gene encoding pre-rRNA 2'-O-ribose RNA methyltransferase FTSJ3: MGKKGKVGKSRRDKFYHLAKETGYRSRSAFKLIQLNRRFQFLQKARALLDLCAAPGGWLQVAAKFMPVSSLIVGVDLVPIKPLPNVVTLQEDITTERCRQALRKELKTWKVDVVLNDGAPNVGASWVHDAYSQAHLTLMALRLACDFLARGGCFITKVFRSRDYQPLLWIFQQLFHRVQATKPQASRHESAEIFVVCQGFLAPDKVDSKFFDPKFAFKEIEVQAKTVTELVTKKKPKAEGYAEGDLTLYHRASVTDFLRAANPVDFLSKASEISLDDEELAQHPATTEDIRACCQDIKVLGRKELRSLLNWRTKLRRYVAKKLKEQAKALDISLSSGEEEEEEEGEESEAGTGRQPSKEEEEEEQLNRTLAEMKAQEVAELKRKKKKLLREQRKQRERVELKMDLPGVSIADEGETGMFSLRTIRGHQLLEEVTQGDMSAADTFLSDLPRDDIYVSDVEDDDTSLDSDLDPEELAGVGGSRHPKDQKRVRFGEDDDKEEEEEENPLLVPLEEKTILQEEQASLWFSKDGFSGIEDDADEALEISQAQLLYESRRKGQQQLPPPSSSLKSEKKTSQCQDEDPKGAEAPAEAKTVPRTGREGDDSSDSDDSSSSDGERWEPKHGKKRSHGLKSDDDGFEIVPIEDPVKHQILDPEGLALGAIIASSKKAKRDLIDDSFSRYTFNEEEGELPEWFVQEEKQHRIRQLPIDKKDVEHYRRRWREINARPIKKVAEAKARKKRRMLKKLEQTKKKAEAVVNTVDISEREKVAQLRSLYKKAGLGKEKRQVTYVVAKKGVGRKVRRPAGVRGHFKVVDSRMKKDQRAQQRKEQKKKHRRK; encoded by the exons ATGGGCAAGAAGGGCAAAGTCGGGAAGAGCCGGCGGGACAAGTTCTATCACTTGGCGAAGGAGACCG GTTACCGCTCCCGCTCTGCTTTCAAGCTGATCCAGTTGAATCGCCGTTTTCAGTTCCTGCAGAAAGCACGAGCCTTGCTGGACCTGTGTGCTGCGCCCGGGGGATG gctgcaggtggctgcTAAGTTTATGCCTGTATCCAGCCTTATTGTAG GAGTGGACCTGGTTCCAATCAAGCCTCTTCCCAATGTGGTGACACTCCAGGAGGACATCACAACAGAACGCTGTAGGCAG gCCCTGAGAAAGGAACTGAAGACGTGGAAAGTTGATGTTGTGCTCAACGATGGGGCCCCCAATGTTGGGGCTAGCTGGGTCCATGATGCTTACTCACAAG CCCATTTGACACTGATGGCTCTACGTTTGGCTTGTGATTTTCTGGCCCGTGGTGGCTGTTTCATCACAAAGGTTTTTCGTTCCCGTGACTATCAGCCCCTACTGTGGATCTTCCAGCAGCTCTTTCACCGTGTCCAGGCCACTAAGCCCCAAGCCTCTCGCCATGAATCTGCGGAGATCTTTGTAGTTTGCCAGG GATTCCTGGCTCCTGACAAGGTTGACAGTAAGTTCTTTGATCCCAAATTTGCCTTCAAGGAGATTGAAGTTCAGGCCAAGACTGTTACTGAATTGGTGACTAAGAAAAAGCCAAAG gCTGAAGGCTATGCTGAGGGTGATCTCACGCTCTACCACCGTGCTTCAGTCACTGACTTCCTCCGAGCTGCCAACCCCGTTGATTTCCTCTCCAAAGCCAGCGAA ATCTCCCTGGATGATGAAGAGTTGGCACAGCATCCAGCTACCACTGAGGATATCCGGGCATGCTGTCAGGATATCAAAGTGCTAGGGCGCAAGGAGCTTAG GTCCCTACTGAACTGGAGAACAAAGCTCCGGCGATATGTGGCCAAGAAGCTGAAAGAGCAAGCAAAGGCACTGGACATCAG CCTCAGttcaggagaggaagaggaggaggaggagggtgaagaGTCTGAGGCCGGGACTGGGAGGCAGCCCTctaaagaggaggaggaggaggaacaatTAAACCGGACCCTGGCAGAGATGAAGGCCCAGGAGGTAGCAGAATTAAAGAG gaagaaaaagaagctgcTGCGTGAGCAGAGGAAACAGCGGGAACGTGTGGAGCTGAAGATGGATCTTCCTGGGGTGTCTATAGCAGATGAGGGGGAGACCGGCATGTTCTCCCTGCGTACCATCCGGGGTCACCAG TTGTTAGAGGAGGTAACGCAAGGGGATATGAGTGCTGCAGACACATTTTTGTCGGATCTGCCAAGAGATGACATCTATGTATCCGATGTTGAAGATGATGACACATCTTTGGATAGCGACCTGGATCCAGAGGAGCTGGCAGGAGTTGGAGGATCACGGCATCCAAAGGATCAAAAGCG TGTACGATTTGGTGAAGATGATgataaagaggaggaggaggaagagaatccACTGCTGGTGCCACTGGAGGAAAAGACAATACTGCAGGAAGAACAAGCCAGTCTGTGGTTCTCTAAG GATGGCTTTAGTGGGATTGAGGATGATGCTGATGAGGCCCTGGAGATCAGTCAGGCCCAGCTTTTGTATGAGAGCCGTCGGAAGGGGCAACAGCAGCTGCCACCACCATCTTCCAGTTTGAAGAGTGAGAAGAAAACCTCCCAGTGCCAGGATGAGGACCCTAAGGGGGCAGAGGCTCCAGCAGAGGCCAAGACTGTCCCTAGGACTGGCAGGGAAGGAGATGACAGCTCAGACAGTGATGATAGCAGCAGCAGTGATGGAGAGCG TTGGGAACCAAAGCACGGGAAGAAGCGAAGCCATGGGCTTAAGTCCGATGATGACGGGTTTGAGATTGTGCCTATTGAAGACCCAG TGAAACATCAGATACTAGACCCTGAAGGCCTTGCCCTAGGTGCTATCATTGCCTCTTCCAAAAAGGCTAAGAGAGACCTCATAGACGACTCCTTCAGCAG GTATACATTTaatgaggaggagggggagcttCCTGAGTGGTTTGTGCAGGAGGAAAAGCAGCACAGGATTCGGCAACTGCCTATTGACAAGAAGGACGTGGAACACTACCGCCGACGGTGGAGGGAGATAAATGCGCGTCCCATCAAGAAAGTAGCGGAGGCAAAGGCCAGAAAGAAACGGAGG ATGCTGAAGAAGCTGGAGCAAACCAAGAAGAAGGCAGAGGCTGTGGTGAATACCGTGGACATCTCTGAACGTGAGAAGGTGGCTCAGCTTCGGAG TCTCTATAAGAAGGCTGGGCTCGGCAAGGAGAAACGCCAGGTCACCTATGTAGTAGCCAAAAAAGGCGTGGGTCGCAAAGTGCGCAGGCCAGCTGGGGTCAGAGGTCATTTCAAGGTGGTGGACTCAAGGATGAAGAAGGACCAAagagcacagcaaaggaaagaacagaagaaaaaacacagaCGGAAGTGA